A genomic segment from Carassius auratus strain Wakin chromosome 25, ASM336829v1, whole genome shotgun sequence encodes:
- the LOC113042812 gene encoding LOW QUALITY PROTEIN: IgG receptor FcRn large subunit p51-like (The sequence of the model RefSeq protein was modified relative to this genomic sequence to represent the inferred CDS: inserted 2 bases in 1 codon), with translation MESGKITVKGATGGSTVVELHFLNKETTFSSSFNIVKVKPFVKYLQENYEQMYYSIFMETLKANLKMIKKLINRKVKPRVRLLQSKXSDSGGSRVSCLATGFYPHHINLTLFRDEQPVSDHEITGGDLLPNGDGTYQMRKSLEIRAEDKHTYTCSVTHLSLDNKLDVTLEYPGVTFRSVRSTVPVVLVLGLLLLTVAAIILNIMWRKRWHSGNTRNKTVK, from the exons ATGGAATCAggaaaaattacagttaaaggtGCCACAGGAGGATCCACTGTTGTTGAACTGCACTTTCTCAATAAAGAGACAACCTTCAGTTCTTCGTTCAATATAGTAAAGGTCAAACCGTTTGTAAAATATCTTCAAGAAAATTATGAACAAATGTACTACTCAATTTTCATGGAAACTCTGAAGGCTAaccttaaaatgataaaaaaactaATCAACAGGAAAG TAAAGCCCAGAGTCAGACTCCTCCAAAGCAA CTCAGATTCTGGAGGGTCTCGTGTGAGTTGTTTGGCAACCGGATTTTACCCTCATCACATCAACCTGACCCTGTTCAGAGATGAGCAGCCTGTATCTGATCATGAGATCACTGGAGGAGATCTGCTGCCCAACGGTGACGGGACGTACCAGATGAGGAAGAGTCTGGAGatcagagctgaagacaaacacacatacacctgCTCTGTCACTCACCTTAGTCTGGACAACAAACTGGACGTCACTTTGG AGTATCCGGGGGTAACATTTAGGTCAGTGCGTTCCACAGTGCCAGTGGTTTTGGTTTTGGGGTTGCTGTTATTGACTGTGGCtgctattatattaaatattatgtggAGGAAAAGATGGCATTCAGGTAATACaagaaataaaacagtaaaataa
- the LOC113043861 gene encoding mesoderm posterior protein 1-like has translation MELNFSPYMLQGAKCQFEYKQTSTTIDAGYFSACGSLSPSSSIDSGCFSPPSSRWGAERQQEAAGIDCVPAKNHRLALPADGKRRSRSKNPGKKRQTASEREKLRMRDLTKALHHLRTYLPPSVAPAGQTLTKIETLRLTISYISYLSAQLEQSEETFEHEATPRDYSQDTSERLETDLLSETWSLDEPQGHMQDNVQYCPTFTPFSDSPQQMENNFPSASNFRDAQSCMFPCTTTHNAIYSNQLFR, from the exons ATGGAGTTGAACTTTTCTCCTTACATGCTCCAGGGAGCCAAATGCCAGTTTGAATACAAGCAAACATCTACCACCATTGATGCTGGGTACTTCAGTGCCTGTGGCAGCCTTTCTCCAAGTTCCTCCATTGATTCTGGATGCTTTTCTCCTCCTTCGAGCCGTTGGGGAGCTGAAAGACAGCAAGAGGCCGCTGGGATCGACTGCGTACCAGCTAAAAATCACAGATTAGCTCTACCTGCCGATGGAAAGAGACGTTCCAGGTCTAAAAACCCTGGAAAGAAGCGTCAGACGGCCAGTGAAAGAGAGAAGCTCAGGATGAGGGATCTGACCAAGGCTCTCCATCATCTCCGAACCTACTTACCTCCTTCCGTGGCTCCTGCTGGACAAACCCTGACCAAGATTGAGACCCTCCGCCTCACTATTAGCTACATCTCGTATCTCTCTGCTCAGCTGGAACAGTCTGAGGAAACCTTCGAACATGAAGCAACACCAAGAGACTACTCACAAGATACTTCAGAGAGGCTTGAGACAGATCTGCTTTCAGAAACCTGGAGTCTGGATGAGCCACAGGGACACATGCAAGACAATGTCCAGTACTGTCCAACATTCACACCCTTCAGTGATTCACCACAACAGATGGAAAACAACTTTCCTTCTGCTTCAAACTTCAGAGATGCACAATCCTGTATG TTTCCCTGCACAACAACACACAATGCTATTTACAGCAATCAGCTTTTCAGATGA